The proteins below come from a single Erysipelothrix piscisicarius genomic window:
- a CDS encoding ROK family protein, which produces MNKYIGVDLGGTNVRVAVIDEDGKIHEQVKSESYALEGPEVVLDNIISMIKNLKQFDECVGIGLGLPGPVNTELGCVTLSTNMKGFTEYPVIDYLKKHIDLPIYMDNDANVAGLAEALVGAGKGNNVVYYLTHSTGIGGALVFNGQVLSGHKGYAGEVGNIVIDRERVRRSDINTLNAGAVENEASGSALVRKAQELIDPKIQSAEEIFTLMEQGNEKAIQLIDEMSYDFAMMLSSIAHVCNPHIFVIGGGVTKSKNLYWDRMIGYYQDLVHEQMRDTQFVEAELDEPGVIGAAMLCYSKEGHR; this is translated from the coding sequence ATGAATAAATATATCGGAGTTGATTTAGGCGGTACGAATGTACGTGTAGCTGTTATTGATGAAGATGGAAAGATTCATGAGCAAGTTAAAAGCGAATCATACGCACTTGAGGGACCGGAAGTTGTTTTAGATAACATCATCTCGATGATAAAAAATCTAAAACAATTTGATGAATGTGTTGGCATTGGACTGGGTTTACCCGGTCCAGTTAACACAGAACTCGGGTGCGTAACCTTATCTACAAACATGAAAGGGTTTACGGAATATCCGGTAATCGACTATCTCAAAAAACATATAGATTTACCAATCTATATGGATAATGATGCAAATGTAGCAGGTCTTGCGGAAGCACTTGTTGGTGCAGGTAAAGGCAATAATGTAGTCTATTATTTAACGCATTCAACTGGTATTGGAGGGGCACTTGTATTTAATGGACAAGTCCTTTCAGGTCATAAGGGTTATGCAGGAGAAGTAGGAAATATCGTAATTGACCGTGAACGCGTTCGTCGTTCGGACATCAACACACTTAATGCAGGTGCAGTTGAAAATGAAGCGAGCGGTTCAGCATTAGTTCGCAAAGCTCAAGAATTGATTGATCCAAAGATTCAGTCTGCTGAAGAAATCTTTACGCTCATGGAACAAGGAAATGAAAAAGCGATTCAACTTATTGATGAGATGTCATATGATTTCGCAATGATGCTCTCTTCAATTGCACATGTATGTAATCCACATATTTTTGTAATTGGTGGTGGTGTTACGAAGTCAAAAAACTTATATTGGGATCGCATGATTGGTTATTATCAGGATTTAGTTCACGAACAAATGAGAGATACTCAATTTGTAGAGGCTGAATTGGATGAACCCGGTGTAATTGGTGCTGCGATGTTGTGTTACTCGAAAGAAGGTCACAGATAA
- a CDS encoding ATP-binding protein → MSMRNLKFELTDEQVQKRLETFERLRTLPEIIDFMKRFECPDAIIEANAFQFKNWVLNKRKAESYTPQELENDPSLGQYVDLIYDQSTGILSEQIYELPIVREIAEENAYLNQYVIFDLPLSLHNALFSKISIEHENPNYLNVLEDMINFVENDKLGYYLYGNLGIGKSYLSACVSNDFAKSGRNVAFIHVPKLMSHLKQLFTHPSEMEYTLRKLRKVPLLVLDDLGAEPITSWSRDEILLSILNERLENKKKTIITSNYSPDMLVDLYKLDNKGTSDEIRAKRLVDRIHALTIPYEMVGQNRRNK, encoded by the coding sequence ATGAGTATGCGCAATCTAAAATTCGAGTTAACCGATGAACAAGTTCAAAAACGTTTGGAGACGTTTGAGCGTTTACGTACATTGCCAGAAATAATTGATTTCATGAAACGTTTCGAATGCCCTGACGCTATCATTGAAGCAAATGCATTTCAATTTAAAAACTGGGTATTAAATAAACGGAAAGCAGAATCGTATACGCCTCAAGAACTTGAAAATGATCCGAGTTTAGGTCAATATGTAGACCTAATTTATGATCAATCAACAGGTATTTTGTCGGAACAGATTTATGAACTTCCAATTGTTCGTGAAATTGCTGAAGAAAATGCATATCTAAATCAATATGTCATTTTTGATTTGCCATTGAGTTTACATAATGCACTTTTTTCGAAAATTTCCATTGAACATGAGAATCCAAATTATTTAAATGTACTTGAAGATATGATTAATTTTGTTGAAAATGATAAGCTGGGATATTATCTCTATGGTAATTTAGGAATTGGAAAGAGTTACTTAAGTGCATGTGTTTCCAATGATTTTGCCAAGAGTGGACGTAATGTGGCGTTTATTCATGTTCCAAAACTCATGAGTCATTTAAAGCAATTATTTACACATCCGTCAGAGATGGAATATACGTTGAGGAAACTTAGAAAAGTACCTTTGCTCGTTTTAGATGATTTAGGAGCAGAACCGATAACGTCATGGAGTCGTGATGAAATTTTATTATCAATACTCAATGAACGCCTTGAGAATAAGAAGAAGACCATTATAACAAGTAATTACAGTCCGGATATGCTTGTAGACTTGTATAAACTTGATAATAAGGGAACTTCTGATGAGATTCGAGCTAAAAGATTGGTAGATCGTATCCATGCTTTAACAATCCCATATGAAATGGTGGGTCAAAATCGACGAAACAAGTAA
- a CDS encoding DnaD domain protein, producing MQEVVYKTNVDFKIAPDQMEALVLLYQPLFSYPALSLYLTLYEFGQYECEVPIQTLTHMLQLGISEINDYRKELERFALVRTFDTGVLTLVLVPPMNPHDFLQHPTFGRLYSIVRGSESFIEVCTRYRKDVCVEVDNEISASFDLTRLSSWDESLEESYTSKRTEGAGLIRKHKFDVEGFFKSISNAMYPQAFRTDDVREKVGVFGSFYNLSYLDMKSVLMASTNFETGTFDSKRFQHLIEKNHGTQSVASVSDPYELDPISFLAYKQEDTYIIDADRKLLKSLEHNFGFDNKVINVLIEYILETNDKNLNRGFVEKVASSWKRRGVKTLEDALKEKETPSHTSNKRIAKPKVEVVSPTYSTDTTIDKDVDSLKSRLKGMLSKGEI from the coding sequence ATGCAAGAAGTCGTTTATAAAACAAATGTAGATTTTAAAATCGCGCCGGATCAGATGGAAGCGTTGGTACTTTTATATCAGCCACTGTTTTCTTATCCTGCATTAAGTCTTTATCTAACCCTTTATGAGTTTGGGCAATATGAATGCGAAGTACCGATTCAGACCTTAACGCATATGTTACAACTTGGAATTTCAGAAATAAACGATTATCGAAAAGAACTGGAAAGGTTTGCACTTGTGCGAACCTTTGATACAGGCGTTTTAACGCTTGTGCTTGTACCGCCAATGAATCCACATGATTTTCTCCAACATCCTACTTTTGGAAGACTCTACTCGATTGTGAGAGGGAGCGAGTCATTCATCGAAGTTTGCACACGCTATCGTAAAGACGTTTGTGTCGAGGTGGATAATGAAATATCGGCGAGTTTCGATTTAACACGGCTATCGTCTTGGGATGAATCACTTGAGGAATCCTATACATCGAAGCGAACTGAAGGAGCGGGCCTGATCCGTAAGCACAAATTTGACGTTGAAGGGTTCTTTAAGTCTATTAGTAATGCGATGTATCCCCAAGCATTTCGAACGGATGATGTCCGAGAAAAAGTAGGTGTTTTTGGATCGTTTTATAACTTAAGTTATTTAGATATGAAATCGGTATTAATGGCATCTACAAATTTTGAAACAGGGACATTTGATTCAAAAAGGTTCCAACATCTTATTGAAAAAAATCATGGAACACAAAGTGTTGCGAGTGTTTCAGATCCATATGAACTTGATCCGATTAGTTTCCTCGCCTACAAACAAGAAGATACTTATATTATCGATGCCGATCGTAAGCTCTTAAAATCTTTGGAGCATAATTTTGGCTTTGATAATAAAGTTATAAATGTCCTCATAGAGTACATATTAGAAACAAATGATAAGAATTTAAATCGAGGGTTTGTTGAAAAGGTTGCATCATCATGGAAACGTCGTGGTGTGAAGACGCTCGAGGATGCCCTCAAAGAAAAAGAAACGCCAAGTCACACAAGCAATAAACGCATTGCGAAACCCAAAGTAGAAGTGGTGAGTCCGACATATTCGACTGATACTACCATTGATAAAGATGTTGATTCCCTGAAATCGCGATTGAAAGGGATGTTAAGTAAAGGAGAAATCTAG
- the pyk gene encoding pyruvate kinase: protein MHEMKKTKIICTIGPASESPEMIEKLANEGMNIVRFNFSHDVQENHLRRMKVVREVSDRIGINLGILLDTKGPEIRCGDMENGALEFAEGDIVRVGVDADYVGNNERFTLLVPEVYEDVKVDDYLLIDDGKMKLTVIDKKDGDLVCRVDNPGLIKTRKGVNVPNVVLSMPFLSEKDRADITFGAVNGIDYIAASFVRRAQDVLDIREVIEAAGKPDIQIIVKIENQEGFDNIESILEVADGVMVARGDLGVEVSTHLVPIYQKQIIKTANRMGKPVVTATHMLESMQQNPRPTRAEASDVANAILDGTDAIMLSGESAVGAYPVEAVRTMAEIAIAMEEIIPYRDRLRHSIESSKRTIQDSIGISIAETALNLDDVAAVIAFTQSGSTAKRISKYRPNVPVIAVTFTKEVQNRLEIVWGVKPVVSDIRNEMTNDDEIANTIAKNFGIEPGKKVIIAAGYPTGTGNTNTMKIIEIK, encoded by the coding sequence ATGCATGAAATGAAAAAAACTAAGATTATTTGTACTATCGGACCCGCTTCCGAATCACCAGAGATGATCGAAAAACTCGCAAATGAAGGAATGAATATCGTTCGTTTTAACTTCTCACATGATGTTCAAGAAAATCATTTACGTCGTATGAAAGTTGTTCGTGAGGTGAGTGATCGAATTGGTATTAACTTGGGAATTCTTTTAGATACAAAAGGACCTGAAATTCGTTGTGGCGATATGGAAAATGGCGCACTTGAATTTGCAGAAGGTGATATCGTTCGTGTAGGGGTTGATGCAGATTACGTAGGAAATAATGAGCGTTTTACTTTATTAGTACCAGAAGTTTACGAAGACGTTAAAGTAGATGACTACTTACTTATTGATGATGGTAAAATGAAACTAACCGTTATTGATAAAAAAGATGGAGATCTCGTTTGTCGTGTCGATAATCCAGGTCTAATCAAAACACGTAAAGGTGTTAACGTACCGAATGTTGTGTTAAGTATGCCATTCCTTTCAGAAAAAGATCGTGCAGATATCACATTTGGGGCAGTAAATGGAATTGATTATATTGCAGCATCTTTTGTAAGACGTGCACAAGATGTTTTAGATATTCGTGAAGTGATTGAAGCAGCTGGAAAACCAGACATCCAAATCATCGTTAAGATTGAAAACCAAGAAGGATTCGATAATATTGAAAGTATTCTTGAAGTCGCAGATGGTGTGATGGTTGCTCGTGGTGACTTAGGTGTTGAAGTAAGTACACATTTAGTTCCTATTTACCAAAAACAAATCATTAAGACAGCAAATAGAATGGGTAAACCAGTTGTAACAGCTACACATATGCTTGAATCAATGCAACAAAACCCACGTCCTACTCGTGCTGAAGCAAGTGATGTTGCGAATGCAATCTTAGATGGTACTGATGCAATTATGCTTTCAGGGGAATCAGCTGTTGGTGCCTATCCAGTAGAAGCTGTTCGTACAATGGCTGAAATTGCAATTGCTATGGAAGAAATTATTCCTTACCGCGATCGTTTGCGTCATTCAATTGAATCATCAAAACGTACAATTCAAGATTCAATCGGAATTTCTATTGCTGAAACAGCCTTAAACCTTGATGATGTAGCCGCAGTTATTGCATTTACTCAAAGTGGTTCAACAGCAAAACGTATTTCAAAATACCGTCCAAATGTTCCGGTAATCGCTGTTACTTTCACAAAAGAAGTTCAAAATCGTCTAGAAATCGTTTGGGGTGTAAAACCTGTGGTTTCCGATATTCGAAACGAAATGACAAATGATGATGAAATCGCAAATACAATTGCGAAAAACTTTGGTATTGAACCAGGTAAAAAAGTTATTATTGCAGCTGGATACCCAACAGGTACCGGTAATACAAATACAATGAAAATTATTGAAATTAAATAA
- the pfkA gene encoding 6-phosphofructokinase, which translates to MKKIGILTSGGDAPGMNAAIRAVVRSGISAGLEVFGVFDGYEGLVNDNIRKLSRGDVSDIIIQGGTILGSARLEDFKLLEVREKAVANLEKHGIEGLVVIGGDGSYRGAMALTEMGINCIGIPGTIDNDIASTDYTIGFDTALNTVILNVDKLRDTSSSHHRCSVVEVMGNRCGDLALYAGLTTGAEVIITKETGYDESEVLERLSRIEEVKKKRHAIVIISEKITDVELLAQKISRHTGFSGRSTVLGHIQRGGSPTARDRILATQFGDKAVRLLIAGDGGKCVSILNEEIVAIDIDEALKMPKKSSRALFELHDRLV; encoded by the coding sequence ATGAAGAAGATTGGCATATTAACTTCAGGTGGTGATGCTCCGGGCATGAATGCAGCGATTCGTGCCGTTGTCCGTTCTGGTATTTCAGCAGGACTTGAAGTATTTGGTGTTTTTGACGGATACGAGGGCCTAGTTAACGATAATATTCGTAAACTAAGTCGTGGTGATGTTAGTGACATTATTATTCAAGGTGGAACAATTTTAGGGAGTGCACGTCTTGAGGACTTTAAGCTTCTTGAAGTTCGTGAAAAAGCTGTAGCGAACTTAGAGAAACACGGTATTGAGGGTTTGGTTGTCATAGGCGGTGATGGTAGTTACCGTGGTGCGATGGCACTTACAGAGATGGGGATTAACTGTATTGGAATTCCAGGTACCATTGACAATGATATTGCATCTACTGATTACACGATTGGTTTTGATACAGCATTAAACACAGTTATTCTTAATGTTGATAAACTCCGTGATACTTCGAGTTCACACCATCGTTGTTCAGTTGTAGAGGTTATGGGAAATCGATGTGGTGATTTAGCCCTCTATGCTGGATTAACAACAGGTGCTGAAGTAATTATTACAAAAGAAACAGGATATGATGAATCAGAAGTATTAGAACGCTTAAGCAGAATTGAAGAAGTGAAGAAAAAACGTCATGCTATTGTTATTATTAGCGAAAAAATAACGGATGTAGAGCTTCTAGCGCAAAAGATTTCAAGACATACTGGTTTTTCTGGCCGTTCAACTGTTTTAGGTCATATTCAACGTGGTGGATCACCGACGGCACGTGACCGTATTTTAGCAACACAATTCGGTGATAAAGCAGTAAGACTGCTTATCGCAGGTGATGGCGGTAAATGCGTCAGCATCTTAAACGAAGAAATAGTAGCAATTGATATTGATGAAGCATTGAAAATGCCTAAAAAATCAAGTAGAGCGCTGTTTGAATTACATGACAGATTGGTATAG